A genomic stretch from Pontivivens ytuae includes:
- a CDS encoding Lrp/AsnC ligand binding domain-containing protein: MSAVFVQLRCKPGTTYEVADELWAREIVSELYSTSGEWDLMMKLYPPEGADIGHWINENVASIANVERSLTTLTFKAF, from the coding sequence ATGAGCGCCGTTTTCGTACAGCTCCGCTGCAAGCCCGGCACGACCTACGAGGTCGCCGATGAGCTCTGGGCGCGGGAGATCGTCTCCGAGCTCTACTCGACCTCCGGCGAGTGGGACCTGATGATGAAGCTCTACCCCCCCGAGGGCGCCGACATCGGCCACTGGATCAACGAGAACGTGGCGAGCATCGCCAACGTGGAGCGCAGCCTGACGACCCTGACCTTCAAGGCCTTCTGA
- the kynA gene encoding tryptophan 2,3-dioxygenase, whose amino-acid sequence MTTPVTDFSDRMSYTDYLHLDAVLTAQHPLSDAHDEMLFIVQHQTSELWMRLAIHELDAARAALAEDDIRPAFKMLARVARIFEQLNGAWDVLRTMTPADYTRFRESLGQSSGFQSWQYRRIEYMLGNRNPAMLKPHAHRLDLVEALEAERQRPSLYDVALARLAEVADLPAEVLNRDLTQPYRADPRVTAAWATIYRAPEAYWHLYELAEKLVDMEDYFRRWRFNHVTTVERVIGFKRGTGGTGGVSYLKKMLETELFPELWQVRTDL is encoded by the coding sequence ATGACCACCCCCGTCACCGACTTCTCCGACCGCATGTCCTACACCGACTACCTGCATCTCGACGCGGTGCTGACCGCGCAGCATCCGCTGTCGGACGCCCATGACGAGATGCTGTTCATCGTGCAGCATCAGACGTCGGAGCTCTGGATGCGCCTCGCCATCCACGAACTCGACGCGGCCCGCGCCGCGCTGGCCGAGGACGACATCCGCCCCGCCTTCAAGATGCTCGCCCGGGTCGCCCGGATCTTCGAGCAGCTCAACGGCGCCTGGGACGTGCTGCGCACCATGACGCCCGCCGACTACACCCGGTTTCGCGAGAGCCTCGGCCAGTCCTCCGGCTTCCAGTCGTGGCAGTACCGACGCATCGAATACATGCTGGGCAATCGCAATCCCGCGATGCTGAAACCCCACGCCCACCGCCTGGATCTGGTCGAGGCGTTGGAGGCCGAGCGCCAGCGTCCCTCGCTCTACGACGTGGCGCTTGCCCGCCTCGCCGAGGTCGCCGACCTGCCTGCCGAGGTACTCAATCGCGACCTCACCCAGCCCTACCGCGCCGACCCGCGCGTCACTGCCGCCTGGGCCACGATCTACCGCGCTCCCGAGGCGTACTGGCACCTCTACGAGCTGGCCGAGAAGCTGGTGGACATGGAGGACTACTTCCGCCGCTGGCGCTTCAACCACGTCACCACCGTCGAGCGCGTCATCGGCTTCAAGCGCGGCACGGGCGGCACCGGCGGTGTCTCCTATCTCAAGAAGATGCTCGAAACCGAGCTCTTCCCCGAACTCTGGCAAGTGAGGACCGACCTATGA